The Gemmatimonadota bacterium genomic interval CGCCCCACACACTCACTCGCCTCGTCACGATCCCGCACTGTGTCAGGGGGAGAGGGCGCCAAGATAGCGATTCGGGTCAGGTCTGGCAAAGGGTGGGGCTCAGGATAGTGAGTCACAACCAATGAGGCGGTGTGCTGCCTGAGGCGGTGTGCCAGGCTATGGCGACGATGGCTCGCGGATGCAGGGACGGTACTCGCTACCGCTCGAGTCGGCGGCCGTGTCGGGCACGATGATGCGGAAGATGTGGGGCACAACGGAGGCGAAGACGCCGGTGCCGTCGCCGCGGATGCTGGGGATGCGGACCAGGCCGGAGGGGTTGAAGTTGCCGCCGCGATGCCAGTGTACGTAGTTGCGGTCGGCGGCGGCGATGACGACATCGGCCAGCGTGTGGGGCGGCAGCCCGTAGCGGATGGCGAGGAGCAGGTCGCGCTCGAGCTCGAGGCGCTCGAACACGCCGAAGTCGGTGGGGAAGACCATGCTGGTGTCCTCGCGGGTGATGTTCAGGCCGAAGAGGCGGAGGGGGTCCTGCTCGACGGTGATGCCGCGGGGGGCGAGGGCGCGGCGCAGGCCGCGGAGGTCGGTCTCGGCGATGTAGACCCAGGCGCCGGCGGCCGCAGTCCAGGTGATCGACAGGGGCTGGCCTGCCGGCAGGGTGCAGGCTACGGGTGCCAACCTGTGCTCTGTGGTGGCTTCGGGATCGAGCTCGGGGTGCCGGAGCTGAAAAGTGCCGGGCACCACGGTCGCTCCCGTGAGCAGCCGGCCGTCGGCGGTTTCCATGCGCAGCGTGTAGCGCTCGCCAGGCCGGACGAAGCCGGAACCGAAGCCCGCTTGTTCGAGATCCGTGGCGTAGCAGGTGCCTTGAACGTCGCCCGCGGCGGTATCGGGCTGCAGGGTGCAGCGCTTGTCTTCCAGCTCGTGGAAAACAAGCTGCCGCCCCGCGGCATCGCTCACGCTGATCCGGGCTCCGCGCACCGTTGCTGGGGCTCCGGCCTTGAGCGTGCCGTGCAGGAACGCGAGCTGCTGGGGCTGGCCCGCGCGCAGGACGATTTCCGCGACAATGACGTCCTCGGGATCGGCGGTGGTGACCTCTTCGAGCTCGCAGCTGGCGAGACCCAGGGCGGCGGCGAGCCAGAGCGCGGCGCCGACTGCGGGCGCGCCGGGCGGCGTGCGGCGGGTGCGGCCGCGTGCGCAGAGGCTGCAGACGCCGCGAGCCACCTGCAGGTGAACACCGTGACCGCTGGCGGGCAGCGGTTGAGCGGATGGGGCGCGGCTCAAAAGACCACCTCGAGGCCCAGCGTGGGCAGGAGGGGGAACATCGAGATGCCGGAGCGCGTGGCCGGCGAGCGGTCGTACTGGTAGAAGTAGAAGAGCACGTTCTTCCGGTTGTAGACGTTGAGCAGCTCGAGGTAGGGCGTTAGCGTCCCCCACCGGGGCAGGAAGCGGCGGCGCAGGGTGAGGTCGAGGCGATGGTAGGCGGGGTAGCGCGCGCCGTTGCGCTCCCCGAGTGCCACAGCGCGCGCGATTTCCCCGGTAGCCGGGTTCTCGAAGGTGGCGAAGGCGCCGCCCCTCACCAGATAGTAGTCCAGGAACGTGTAGCTGCCCAGCGCCCGGGTGTAGGGCAGTCCCGTGCCCAGGTTCCAGCGCAGGCCGGCATCCAGCCGCCAGGGCAGGCGGCTGCGCAGCACCAGGTCAATGTCCAGGCGGCGGTCGAACACCGGCGGGTAGCGGATGGCGGGCGCGGGGTCGAGCCCGGAGAGGAAATCAGGGAACTCGCGCCAGGTACGGAGCCAGGAGACGGCCAGCCAGCCTCGCACGGTGCCACTGTCCCGGCGCACCAGCAGGTCGGCGCCGTAAGAAGCGCCGCGGCCGGCGAGCAGGTCATCCGTCCGGTCGTTGGGATCCTCCGCGAAGTTGTTGGTCGTGACGCCGTCAAAGGAGCGGTAGTAGGTCTCGATCGAGGCGGACCAGCCGCTGCCGAAGAAGCGCTCGAGCCCTGCCTGGACCTGATCCGAGACGACGTGCGGCGCGCGCTCGCCGGCCAGCACCCAGATGTCGATGCCCAGGGGCAGCTCCTCGTCGCGCAGTGAGTGGAGGAACTGGGTGTAGCGGCCGGCGGCCAGCTTGACCGCGACGTCGCCTCCCAGGAGGCGCTTGACGGCCAGCCGGGGCGCGAGGGCAGTGCGGGTCGGGGCGCCCGCCGTGAACCAGGCGTCCGCCCGCCCGCCCAGCTCGAAGATCCAGGAGCGCCCGGCGCGCGCCCGCGCCTGCAGGTAGCCGCCGGCCAGCAGGGAAACCTGGCCCTCGCGGCGGAACACCGAGCCGCCGCCCTCGAGGAGGTTGGCATAACGGTAGCGGTCCAGCTCGGCGCCCGCGCGCAGCGCGGCCGTGCGGCTCAGTGGCAGGTCCAGGTCAGCCCGCAGCAGCGCCTGTTCCATGCGGCTGCGGAAGCGGGTGTCCTCGAAGTCGGGGAACCGCAGTGAAGTGCTGAACCGGCTGTAGCCCGCGCGCACATCGAGCGCGCGGCCGGCCGCGGCCGCCGAGGTCCAGCGGATCCCGGCGAGGTCGTTCCCCCAGTCCCAGAACAGTCGCAGCGGGAAGTCTTCCACCCGCGTCAGGTCCAGCACATCCTGGCCCGTGTAGGCGGTGGCCGTGAGGCGGGCGCCGCCAGGCGACCACCCCTCGAAATACCCCTGCAGATCGGTGAGGTGGTAAGGGAACTCGAGCACCGGCTTGAGGAGCTGATCGAAGTAGGAGCGGCGGGCGGAGGCGCGCAGCCGGGCCGTTTGGAGCCCCAGGGGCCGCGCCAGTGCAGCGGGCAGCTCCGCGCCCAGCGCCAGGCGAGTGGCCAGCAGCGAGACGCCGGCCTGCGCCTGGAAGCCCGGCGGGCCGGCGTCGCTTTCCACGGTCAGTACCGAGGAAACGCGGCCGC includes:
- a CDS encoding TonB-dependent receptor plug domain-containing protein is translated as VPLPGLEVEVQRRRARFEQEAGRTIQELAAEELALIPGLAESDPVRAIEVLPGVVSTSDYSAAFNVRGGSADQNLILLDGFPLFNPFHLGGLFSVFNSDLVARAELMAGGFPAEHGGRVSSVLTVESDAGPPGFQAQAGVSLLATRLALGAELPAALARPLGLQTARLRASARRSYFDQLLKPVLEFPYHLTDLQGYFEGWSPGGARLTATAYTGQDVLDLTRVEDFPLRLFWDWGNDLAGIRWTSAAAAGRALDVRAGYSRFSTSLRFPDFEDTRFRSRMEQALLRADLDLPLSRTAALRAGAELDRYRYANLLEGGGSVFRREGQVSLLAGGYLQARARAGRSWIFELGGRADAWFTAGAPTRTALAPRLAVKRLLGGDVAVKLAAGRYTQFLHSLRDEELPLGIDIWVLAGERAPHVVSDQVQAGLERFFGSGWSASIETYYRSFDGVTTNNFAEDPNDRTDDLLAGRGASYGADLLVRRDSGTVRGWLAVSWLRTWREFPDFLSGLDPAPAIRYPPVFDRRLDIDLVLRSRLPWRLDAGLRWNLGTGLPYTRALGSYTFLDYYLVRGGAFATFENPATGEIARAVALGERNGARYPAYHRLDLTLRRRFLPRWGTLTPYLELLNVYNRKNVLFYFYQYDRSPATRSGISMFPLLPTLGLEVVF